A single region of the Triticum dicoccoides isolate Atlit2015 ecotype Zavitan chromosome 2B, WEW_v2.0, whole genome shotgun sequence genome encodes:
- the LOC119366268 gene encoding reticulon-like protein B11 isoform X2, which yields MAGTHHRPLHALLGGGAVADLLLWRRRNASAAAVAGATLVWFLFERAGYSLASVLSNALLLLVVILFFWAKSASLLNRPLPPVPNLEVSDVVVEKAVGRALVWINKVLAVAHDIAIKRDRTVFIQVIMALWVVSCIGMIFNFFTLIYIGILFALLVPPVYERHQDVIDEKVGLSHSILSRHLNTVVSKTGQPPKQKKAE from the exons ATGGCCGGCACCCACCACCGGCCCCTCCACGCCCTCCTCGGCGGCGGCGCAG TCGCCGACCTGCTCCTCTGGAGGCGGAGGAACGCCTCCGCGGCGGCCGTGGCCGGCGCCACGCTCGTCTGGTTCCTCTTCGAGCGCGCCGGGTACAGCCTCGCCTCGGTCCTCTCCAAcgccctgctcctcctcgtcgtcatcctcttcttctgggCCAAGTCCGCCTCGCTGCTCAACAG ACCTCTTCCACCAGTGCCTAATCTAGAGGTCTCAGATGTGGTTGTTGAGAAAGCTGTAGGTCGGGCTCTTGTATGGATAAACAAGGTGTTGGCTGTTGCCCATGACATTGCCATCAAGAGAGACCGTACAGTTTTTATACAG GTTATAATGGCTCTATGGGTGGTTTCATGTATTGGGATGATCTTCAACTTCTTTACGCTCATTTACATTG GTATACTATTCGCTCTGTTGGTTCCCCCGGTATATGAGAGGCACCAGGATGTTATTGATGAAAAGGTTGGTTTATCACACAGCATACTGTCAAGGCACTTGAATACCGTCGTTAGCAAGACAGGGCAACCACCTAAACAAAAGAAGGCTGAGTAG
- the LOC119366268 gene encoding reticulon-like protein B11 isoform X1, which produces MAGTHHRPLHALLGGGAVADLLLWRRRNASAAAVAGATLVWFLFERAGYSLASVLSNALLLLVVILFFWAKSASLLNRPLPPVPNLEVSDVVVEKAVGRALVWINKVLAVAHDIAIKRDRTVFIQVIMALWVVSCIGMIFNFFTLIYIGILFALLVPPVYERHQDVIDEKVGLSHSILSRHLNTVVSKTGQPPKQKKAE; this is translated from the exons ATGGCCGGCACCCACCACCGGCCCCTCCACGCCCTCCTCGGCGGCGGTGCAG TCGCCGACCTGCTCCTCTGGAGGCGGAGGAACGCCTCCGCGGCGGCCGTGGCCGGCGCCACGCTCGTCTGGTTCCTCTTCGAGCGCGCCGGGTACAGCCTCGCCTCGGTCCTCTCCAAcgccctgctcctcctcgtcgtcatcctcttcttctgggCCAAGTCCGCCTCGCTGCTCAACAG ACCTCTTCCACCAGTGCCTAATCTAGAGGTCTCAGATGTGGTTGTTGAGAAAGCTGTAGGTCGGGCTCTTGTATGGATAAACAAGGTGTTGGCTGTTGCCCATGACATTGCCATCAAGAGAGACCGTACAGTTTTTATACAG GTTATAATGGCTCTATGGGTGGTTTCATGTATTGGGATGATCTTCAACTTCTTTACGCTCATTTACATTG GTATACTATTCGCTCTGTTGGTTCCCCCGGTATATGAGAGGCACCAGGATGTTATTGATGAAAAGGTTGGTTTATCACACAGCATACTGTCAAGGCACTTGAATACCGTCGTTAGCAAGACAGGGCAACCACCTAAACAAAAGAAGGCTGAGTAG
- the LOC119366269 gene encoding uncharacterized protein At4g06744-like — MPSSQNGRRGVSRMVRPSDRRRATMAVRVAAPSPAALVFALAVVLAVVSADGDSGHASFREASRVSVVGCVCVPSTVSLEGCACPPTPPPPPPPPACPPPPPSPPPPCPPPPPPPPPACPPPPPSPPPPCPPPPPPPPPACPPSPPPEPTPWDFENEKLRRLYPVIQAFKQTITSDPMNVTATWVGTKICDSSKGGSSYKGFYCDTPPDDANKTLTVASIDFNGFHLCAPTLAGFIDAFPDLALFHANSNSFSGVLPDLTSLRYFYELDLSNNAFSGAFPAAVPPLGRLAFLDLRFNGFAGEVPPSVFGISVEALFLNNNAFTGVIPESTFGTSRAEYIVVANNRFTGPIPRTIFNASGTLSEILFLNNDLSGCLPYEIGLVEGLTVFDAGGNEIRGPIPLSFGCLADVEELNLARNQLYGHVPDVLCLLAKTGKLTNFSLSDNYFHSVGYHCMELVRSRVLDVRRNCILGFPGQRPHIECAMFYADPTKHCPFIPHIPCDLPGFKPHATAALPAGESAVHGYGGDGSVAVGKLPTSG; from the coding sequence ATGCCATCCTCCCAGAACGGGAGGAGAGGCGTGTCACGCATGGTGCGGCCAAGTGATCGGCGACGTGCAACGATGGCGGTTCGGGTGGCAGCCCCGTCTCCGGCGGCACTAGTCTTTGCACTTGCGGTTGTGCTCGCCGTGGTGAGTGCCGACGGCGACTCCGGCCATGCAAGCTTCCGCGAGGCGTCGAGGGTTTCGGTGGTAGGTTGCGTGTGCGTGCCGTCCACGGTGTCACTGGAAGGCTGCGCATGCccgccaacaccgccaccgccaccgccacctcccgCATGCCCGCCACCGCCTCCATCTCCACCACCGCCGTGcccgccgccacctccgccgccacctCCCGCATGCCCGCCACCGCCTCCATCTCCACCACCGCCGTGcccgccgccacctccgccgccacctCCGGCGTGCCCGCCGTCGCCACCTCCGGAGCCGACGCCGTGGGATTTCGAAAACGAGAAGTTGAGGCGGCTGTACCCGGTGATCCAGGCGTTCAAGCAGACCATCACGAGCGACCCGATGAACGTGACGGCGACGTGGGTGGGCACCAAGATCTGCGACAGCTCTAAAGGCGGCAGCTCGTACAAGGGCTTCTACTGCGACACGCCGCCGGACGACGCCAACAAGACGCTCACCGTGGCCTCCATCGACTTCAACGGCTTCCACCTCTGCGCGCCCACGCTGGCCGGCTTCATCGACGCCTTCCCGGACCTGGCGCTCTTCCACGCCAACTCCAACAGCTTCTCCGGCGTCCTCCCGGACCTCACCTCCCTCCGCTACTTCTACGAGCTCGACCTCTCCAACAACGCCTTCTCCGGCGCCTTCCCGGCCGCCGTGCCGCCGCTCGGCCGCCTCGCCTTCCTCGACCTCCGCTTCAACGGCTTCGCCGGGGAGGTGCCGCCCTCCGTCTTCGGCATCTCCGTCGAGGCGCTCTTCCTCAACAACAACGCCTTCACCGGCGTCATCCCGGAGAGCACCTTCGGCACCAGCAGGGCCGAGTACATCGTCGTCGCCAACAACAGGTTCACAGGCCCCATCCCGCGCACCATCTTCAACGCCTCCGGCACGCTCTCCGAGATCCTCTTCCTCAACAACGACCTCTCCGGCTGCCTCCCCTACGAGATCGGCCTCGTGGAAGGGCTCACGGTGTTCGACGCCGGCGGCAACGAGATCCGCGGCCCCATCCCGCTCTCCTTCGGCTGCCTCGCCGACGTCGAGGAGCTCAACCTCGCCCGGAACCAGCTCTACGGCCACGTCCCCGACGTGCTCTGCCTGCTCGCCAAGACGGGGAAGCTCACCAACTTCTCGCTCTCCGACAACTACTTCCACTCCGTGGGGTACCACTGCATGGAGCTGGTGAGGAGCCGCGTGCTGGACGTCCGGCGGAACTGCATCCTCGGCTTCCCCGGCCAGCGGCCGCACATCGAGTGCGCCATGTTCTACGCCGACCCCACCAAGCACTGCCCCTTCATCCCGCACATACCCTGCGACCTCCCGGGGTTCAAGCCGCACGCCACCGCAGCGTTGCCGGCGGGGGAGAGCGCGGTGCATGGCTACGGCGGGGACGGGAGTGTGGCCGTGGGAAAACTACCGACGTCGGGATAG